The DNA segment aataaactacataagTATACTCCTACATATCAAacacaacctgttgctctgtataaaatatacatctataattTTAACCAAAGATAATGCTATGCATATTGcagtgttctatttttaaaaatctttttgtaacCGACCACATGCAGCCGGCATTAgtcaatattcattaataatttacatctaCATGCCTTCGTGGTTTTGCAGCAAAACAATGTTACGATTACGCGATATTCAAACTATATgttccaaataaaacaaatatgaaacaACAAGAATATTAGAACGTTCAATGGCTCTGAACCTGTTCAAATTGGCCGTTGAGTGCTGCTTCTTTTCTCTTCATCTCCACTTCCCAATTTTGTAAGTCGGTCAAGTAATTGTTTACTGTTTTTGCATTATCacgtatttgtttttgtattccCAAGGCTTTGTCCATTATTTGATACTGATTAACACTAGCTAAATACCTTATTTTGTTGTTCGTTTGATCAATAAAACGAAATCCCTTGTTGCCtcgtttttaacaaaattcagCGCTATCACAACTGTCAAACAATTTGAACTGTCATTAAAGAGTTGCCACTTGCCAGTTTCGTGAGCTGGCTAAAATCAATAATACACAAGGTCTAAGAAATGTTTAAtgtatcttaaataaaaataatatatattaaaaggaCTTCGTGTGATATCGTTAAGTGtcaaatgaaatatgaatattttttgtaacttgTGTTAATTAACCATcattacagcgccatctatgataaaaatgtaagtacatgGTGTTGGTGATATGAAGCTAGCCTATTGCAAAACACATTAGAAAGTACAAAGGTCTAAAGAATAAAGCATCTCATCAACGTATCTGAAAGACTAatacaatgtaattataatttatataagcgCTGTGGTAAGCGCCTAACGCATTACGTTTTTGTTTGTGATACAAATTGCTATTATTAGTTTAATTGGCGTTTGCGAACCACTTAAGAAATTGAGGAGGTACAATTCGCAAATTATCTATTGGAACGATTATGTAATACCTGAACTATATTAATGTGACATGTAATTCATATATGTTTTCTTCGTGTAGAACCTATCTAGCAAGCTGTAATTAGCTAAATGTGTCCGATGGAAGATGCTTGGTCTGTCATCCTAGAGAGTGTAGTAGTGTATAGTGTGCGAGCATCTAAAATGGCGCTCGCGAAGTAAATACACCAACAATGCTATGTTGCCCGAAGAATACAATATAAGATGTAAGAACTATACATACCTAATTTTGTCAttgcattattaaatgaaaccacatacataacttcttaaaataacattttataataagttacccGAACcgtaggtgtaaaataaaaaagtaaagtttgaaacaaaataaattgaataaaaattaatttaaattttacgcgccctaattcCACTACTACTTCTCTAAGAcaattcgtcgcagcagcaaAATTGCAATTTCTCACGAGTGCCTGAAGTTTTTAAGCCGCTCGATATATACCTATGAAGCGCTTGAAGTATATAAGGCCCCAAAAGTGTATGAGGCGGTAGAAGTATATAAAACTTCAGAAATGTGCTGACTTGCATAACTACATCCTCAAGGTCCTTTTTATTACAGTTCGAACCAAAaagttagtttttttaataagtttacacGTGGCGTCGAAACCAGTGTTTGAAATGAGATTTTCCATGCATAACACCGGCGACCTCATGGCGGGCCGTGATCTCTAAACATTTAATCAAGTCAAGGGGACTAGTATGTAGAAGAGACCTTGCTTATGTTTTTAGCAATAAATATGCTGTTAAGTACTATAAATGCATTAACTAGgtgtattttatatgatatGACATAAGAGAACGCGAAACTTTATTGTGGCTGAATTAAATTGTACACACTACTAACGTAAGTAAAAAGCTATATTAAGATGTAAAGTAAAGCGCGATTGTTTGAGGTAGAGTGGTCTACCATGTTGGGGTAAAGAGAGCTCCGCAGATCAACTCTTATTAACACCAACTCAAGACAAGAGTAGAAGGAGCGAGCGAGaaagaaagagagagagagagtaaAGTAGAGTCTAGTTTTAGTAGAGTTCAACGTAAAAATCAAAGTAgtctacatttttttctttctccaCCTTCCTTCTCCAACTCtaactgaaatattaataaatcatttttagaaTTTTGTTGCAGAAATGATTTAGTTCGGTTTTAATGACCGGTTGTCCTGAATATAGACCTCCTTTATGGGAACGTAAATCATATCATCGtaggtaaattattttagaaaaagtcAAAAGCGTTGCCTAATTTGGGAATCGAACGCAACGTCTCCTCTCCACAGTTCAAATGCGCTTGCGTTAAATCAAGGAAGCGACTAGCGCCAATAATATTACGAATAATGGATCCAGATGATACCAAAGGTGTTGGTGGTTGGACTTTTGAATTCGGCCGTATAGCGACCATCATAAAGAAGGCatataacccgccatagtagtccACGTAAGTTTTGCGTCCCGAGAACACCTGCGTATGTTCGATTTTGAACAGCCCGACACAATTATATCGGGACTTTATCTGTATCCTCTACATCATCTAGTGCAGCCAGGCTACTTTGCCTCGCTCATATAAAATTACGTTATAAATAGACAGACTGACATGTTTTATTAGTGAAACATATTAACGAAGCAGTAAGTAGGTACAAACTTGCAGTACATTGTATCGAAACGTTTCGGCACGTTACCACGAGGATGCGCGCTCACGACtcaaattatcaaattaatataataaaatgttaattgaaaGTATAATGGTTAATGCCAGTTATGTAATTATCGGTTTTATAACAGTGCGTTTTAACAATAGGTACCCACTTACCAAGTGATCTGATTGCATCAGACttagggctgatattgagtagaaaaactcaatatgaCTGGCCGATCTAGGATTCGCACTCAGGGCCTAAGAGCGGTGTTGTGCCGCGCATACAATACGagtacaactacgcaaccgaggCAACAGTAGAACGTTAATACACATTAGAATGTTACATATCagtttattgttatattctTAGCCCTAAgttgcaatataataatttaatcaataaataattaaacatacaatataagtacctacataaataagTGTAAGGTAACTGATGGTCGACTTAATTTtgaaatcttcataaaatcatttcatgaaaaattataaagaaaaacctttgaTTCAATTGCAATGtattactacatattataaaatcttataataatttacgatttaaaaaaattgtagtatatttctTGGTTacaacataaaaagaaaatcaaaatgAGGAATAGTGGGCTTGTTAACCGGGCTGCCATCGGTAACACTACATTAATCAATCACTCAGTAGATTAATTAGAAGCATCTCTAGAGCCTAGGTGGTTATCAGTTTTATTCTAGTCTGCACTAGAATTTTCTCTGATAAAATGCATCTAAATTGACATACTTTCTCGTCTTACTATCATAAAGTAACTAATAAAGAAGTCGCTGAATCTAGCCTTTACGTAATTAAAGAACGCAATGGTCACACGCCATTATATTCGCGTGATCATTACAATCAAGAAGGTTTTATAACACAGGATACTTTATTCATAATGAtgcctaataaaattatatggtGCGTAGAATTCTATTATCCCTCGTTGGCTTGCTGTAGCACCGCGAAGTATGAATACGAACAGCGCAAAACCTGAAAGTAAAAGCTCTTTTTGTGGCTGACAAAAGCTTTGAATGGGAAATTAGTTTGAGTTTCTTATTGTATATGCCGTGTCTGTGACTTTGTAAGTCGTTTATAAAGAGTAGTAGTTACGCAGAATCACAAATTACAAGTCATTGTTACACAGCAATTAGCAGTTATAACCCCTTAATATTAAATGATCGTCTTCAAGTGATACTGGCTGAAATGAataacttgaaaataaaatagacaaattgGTGATGTCTCTGCGAATTCTCCTAAAGACGAGACAGACAAATTCGTACATTAAGAGccaaggatataaaaaaaaaacatcacaaaaataaacatttcaacatATTCCGGTCTCAATCAAAACCAGAAAACTTAGTGGGGATGGGTAGGCCATATGGTCAAAGATAATAAAAGCAAATGGACAAACTACATTACAGAGTGGACTCTTAGAtagcaaacaaaaagaaaaacaaagtaAACGATAGTTAAATCTCATCAGGAAAATAGCGCCCCCTTATGGTCCCGAACAGCCGCAATAAGAAAATAATGGAAAAAGCTAAAGGAGGGTAACGTGTCGCCAAAACATACCGACACCaaaaattttcataaacatcattgttatatgtataatagcAAATTATGTTGGcaacataatttaaacaaataaataagatgtTCTGCAGTGGATTTTTAAAGATTAACGAAGAAGAAGGCTGACTCTCGCACGTGAGATCGTTGTGTAGTTGCTAGTAAGCCTGTCATAAATCAATACCAACCGAAACAAATGTAGCCCTGGCCAGTAGCACGTAGTGTCCAGCCCTGAACTCCAGCGGCTTCTTGGTGCACTGCAGCAGGACTGACAGCGTGCTGGTGAACCTCTTGTCCTGATCGTACCACGGCACCTCGTACAGCCAGTCGCGGAAGTCTAGGCTCTGCGAGTGTGTATggttaaaaatagaaaagtttTCGTAGTGAAAGTGCGGAAAATCAAGCAACACTGTTAAAATCTGAAAAAGAGGTCAAGAGATCAACGTCATATGTTAGGCAGGTTCtctgaataatattaaatttgatatttacaCCCATGTCTGCACGCATATTTGCATCTTTATCGAGATCTGCATCTGCATTCGCACTTACATTCACGTCATAACCATACCTATTTCACTAGTAAAGTTAATTGCTCAACGACAAGGGAGGAGGGATTAGGAAGCGGAAGTTTATTGGGCTCCATGTATATGTGATTTACCCGATCCGTTATTTCAGTGCCACACCAGCAGTTCAGGTACAGTTGAGAGAGGATCAGTGTGAGATAGCTCACAATACCGTAGAAGCTGGCGTTGTTTGGCGAATCCTGGAAGCAATTCATATCATAGATATAGTATCTACTATATATTTCACTGGCCCACAACTCGGAACGAATTTCTTGAACTAATGAGTGGACTTGTGGCTTTCGTCTACTTCGATGACCAATGCGTATCGGACTGCTTTACATACCTAAGAATAATTGAAAATTGTTATGAACTTCCAGTTTTCAATTCTTATGCaggttttaatgttaaattgaaCGATAATAAGCAATaatcattatgaaatgaaatgaaatgatttatttgaatctgtaaaatgttatacattatttagattccgtcaatattaactctaccaccagcttggaaagcagttttcaccagagaagaacgggcaagaaactctggttttgctcttttcaatcagtttaaggtaaagactacaacagtgcatgataaagtgagaagagaaaaaaagtttagagcagtccatttataggctcgtgaaataaagaataaattaatttaaatttttatatgactgcacaaacCTCTCAGGAATCGTGAAATTTACGATCGTCTActttaatatcaaatttatatttgtttaatttacttataaacttactTGCGACAAGCGAATTCCGATAATGCAGATGATGAGAACAGCCGTACACAGCTGGCAGAACACAGAGGAATGGAACGTGTCTTCTATTTTCAATACTAACCTGAAACCATGCTACTAAGATTAGTATAGACATTTTACTGTAAATCGAagcaaagaaagaaaaaaaaacgatttgtCTTTGATTTAGAAATAGAGGCAGTTTTCACAGCTCGTGTTACGGTTATGCACACGATACCcaaatttaaacacattttagGTTTTAGGTTATTTATCGATGGCCAAATCGAACAGATAAACTTGAATAAGCTAAATTATATGTGAGTCGTGACTTCTCTAAGAATTGTAACTTGGCCCCGATACGCTCATAGACTTGTCCCCTATAATGTCATGATATGTTAAGCTTTGCCGATCGTGACATTTGTACCTGCTAACTCCTTTAGGGAAGAAGGCTTGTACTTATGTATGTAGTTTGCACCTACCTTTTCACTGCTTGGTGATGCTTGATACATGCTATGAGCAAATCATTGTTATCTCGTAGTTTCTTTTGCATTTCActcttatttttctttgttgtgAGCGGCACGGGcattatctatataaaatagcTTATATTAAGCATTTTATAATACGTCATGATTATGTCTGCTTACTAAGATTAGAGTGACATACTCGTATTTCATGAGCTCATTTTTCAATTTGCAGAcaaaaattattcttaaaataaaatataattacaaagcataataataattgaaaattcaaCCGCGAggtataaaaatagcaaattCAAACCCTGTTCATCTTCTCTCTCAATATTTCAAGCTGCGCACATGAGAACAACATAGAGGCGACAGTGAAAGTGTCCACCGACAGGAAAATGGAGCCACTGGACGCTATCGCCAACACCTCGTAGACATACGCCAGCTCGTATTGCGGAGACTTCTGCATGTCCACTGGGAACCTGTGGAAGAATAGAATTCCATCGAATGTGAGATAACCGTACAATACTTGTAAGCTCTATGAAATGTAGCGTACAGTACTGTACAGTAGCTgtcatttattaagtattttaacttAGAATCAAACCGCAATTACTTGTCGTTTGCGGACTGTTCGTTTACCTCACAGAGTTCCAAAGCGTTTAAGGCTATCCcaaagatattattaataaatataaaaaaaaatagtacgaCGAATACCTCCTACTTGTCAAAAGTCAGGTAAAAGTATCCAGTCTTCTCACCTTGTATAAAGATTGAATACCTACCATATCTCATTATATGGATATCTTCTTTCATCGCTGATTAGCGACGCCATTATCCACCATGTCAGAGTGCTTGTAAAGCCCATGATCAACACCTTGTAAAGATTCTTTGATTTGGTCGCATACATCATCAACTTCCTGGAATTATATTGTGGTCATGTAGGTGATGTTCTAAGTAATGTAGCTTGCACCTTTCTGGGTGCTTCATCTACTAATGCTGTTccgatatttttgaaaatatctcGAGGTCTATCATAATTATGATGAGCTCGTCGGACTATACATGTATTCTTAAGAGTTTGTAAATATGAACAGATTCTGAATTATTAACTTACATTACTGACAAtttctgaaaataaaactatgtaacTAATACCAAGTTATCCTTATTATTCCTTAATGCTTTATATTTATCGCTGAAAGGTTATGATGCGGGTAAAGTCTCGAACCAAATTCAGTAATCTATAAGTTTAACAGCTTCGTAATAATACACTTACATTTCATGATCTTCACATTCAGGCTTAAAGATATCATCATTCATCATATCCACAATGTTCTTCACCATCTCTTGATTCAGGAAGAAGAGAGTAGCCCTACAACACAAAGCCAGCTGGGTGAAGAAGAGATACGAAGCATCACACATGGCTTGTACATCACCTCTCATCATCACAATGTAGACGCCGTTAAGGACGAGGAACAGATATTGTTCAAAGATGGCCAGCTTTGCTTTGACGTTTGAGAACTTGGTGCGGTTGGTGGGCCATAGTCCGAAGAAGGTCAGCAGGGTTTGAGGATACTGTATGTATGCAGTAACGTGGGATGTCATCGTGGATGTGTGCTGTGATGTCGATTTGTCGGTATTTATAACACTGAAGTAGATATAGGGTGTTGGATTAATTAGTATTGATTTTATGACTTTTTTGTTGGAAATACATAAGTAAAAGAAagaattatattctaaatttacttataatacttTGCATTAGGTAAGATAGGTAGataagtaattttttgtaattatactgGTTATAATATCTTCCCCAATGGAAAATATCACCCCATAATGCTCAGTggcagaaatatatttcattttctacAAAATTTTCCAAAACCGCTATGATCGTGTCTGTAGGTACTCTGGTCATTATGAAGAATAATATATCACATGGATTTGATAGGataataatacacaataaaatatttagaaaaactaGTTTCACATAAATCgtagattttattgaacatactcgacgtttattatattttgattgcgGCAATAAATTCGTATGGAGACGAATTTGCCAAGA comes from the Manduca sexta isolate Smith_Timp_Sample1 chromosome 16, JHU_Msex_v1.0, whole genome shotgun sequence genome and includes:
- the LOC119189502 gene encoding odorant receptor Or1-like; amino-acid sequence: MQKSPQYELAYVYEVLAIASSGSIFLSVDTFTVASMLFSCAQLEILREKMNRIMPVPLTTKKNKSEMQKKLRDNNDLLIACIKHHQAVKRLVLKIEDTFHSSVFCQLCTAVLIICIIGIRLSQDSPNNASFYGIVSYLTLILSQLYLNCWCGTEITDRSLDFRDWLYEVPWYDQDKRFTSTLSVLLQCTKKPLEFRAGHYVLLARATFVSVLRCSYSYFAVLQQANEG